The genomic stretch TAATACATACACGCATTATGGTCTAATAAAGTTAGAGTCTATTGAAAATGGTCGCCTTATCCGTAATTGGTCAGGATTACTTGGATAGTATTGAGACAATTTTCAAtaacattcattcatttcattacatatatttattgagaTATTGTTCTTTACAGTTTGGAATCCTGTCCCAGTACTGCATCGGGCCGTACGTCTCAATGCTGGGGCTGGCGAGCTTCAATATAGCAATACCAATTCTTTTCGTGGTCACATTCAGCACAATGCCGGAATCGccgtattattatattaaaacaggaGACACGAACAGAGCCGAGAGGTCATTGAAACAACTTCGTGGAAGATATTACATGAACGAAGAATTGGATAGTATGTCACACTTAGTCAATGAAAATATGAAAGATAAAAGTCGCTGGAAAGACTTGTTTATTGTTAGTGGAAATAGAAAAGGACTTATTTTGTTATTCGGAATATATTTTACTCAACAGTTTTGCGGTAGTACCGCTATTATATCATATGCTCAACAAATATTCGGTGCTGCTGAAGGCGGCTTAGGAGCTAAGGAGTCTTGTATATTATTTGGTACAGTGCAGTTGCTGACGTCAGCGATATCTTCACAATTAGTAGATAGGTTAGGGAGGAAGCCGCTTCTATTGGTGTCTTCGTGTGGAGTTGGACTTGCAAACGTAATCATAGGTGCatacttttttatgaaattcgaaAACAGTGAACTAGTTTCTGCTCTGAAGTTCATTCCGATTGTTGTGATacctatattcatattttcatatACCATAGGATTAGCTACGGTACCTTTCGCTATAACGTCGGAAATATTTCCGACGAACATAAAGTCCAAAGCGACTTgtgttattcaaatatttgtagCTTTAATGACATTTGCAGTTACAAAGTTGTATCAAGTGATTGCGGACAATTTAGGGAATTATGTGGCATTTTGGTGTTTCGGAATATTGTCAATGGGAGGTGTTATCTTTATATTAGTATTACTACCGGAAACAAAAGGCCAATCGTTCGCTGCTATACAAGATAAGTTGAACTCGAAGGAAAAAGTTAGATATGAGAAACGAGACGACCACGCTGGAAGTGTCAGAATATTGTGATAATACATTTAAACGGTATACAgtgtttttaatgaaataataacttgtacttaatattacttacatctCCGTCCATCATAATGTTTTGTAATCATTCCGATGTTCAAATAAAGCTTGAATAAGATCTGAGAAAGAACAATGAACATCACTCTCCATAATCACTTCAAaccgaaatatatatattatatttaatactcgATTAATAAATTTAGGTACATCCtttacacaattatttatttttaataaataacgttacaacgaaatttttaataacgttataattaaagtgcatattataattataacgttatttattattttaacgaaacaaataattgagtaaaaatGTACTGTCCATATTGATACAGCGAaagttaattgaatatattgttacataatagtaatatgaaaacaaatatactattaataatcaTGCTATGTTTATCGCTGTAGCgcttgttgttattttttaattgattatcgTTCGTTAAActgaatcaatttaaattacaatagaaataaatcaaagtaaataGTGAATCTCTCGCATCAAATAACACATATGTATTGTAATACATATGTACTAATACAATAAGGTAACATCTGCAGTTAGgtcaataataatttcatataataatatgcgTTATAATCGATTATGTACttaagtgtattttatttattgattaatgataatgtttaaaatacataaattgtgATATAAAGTCTCGCCttctttgtgtatttttaaaatacaataaataaacttagtatacaaaataattagtatataacGGTATTAAATAGCAAATGCATTTTCAAATTGTGATGTTCTATCATTCCCAGTGCCTTAATGTCGAGTGCCATTTAAATACttggtataatattatgaatacatgTTACAAATgtccaaatatttttaatattaatatattacaaatgttttattatattaaagtaattttatttaaacttcccTACAATATAAGACAACCAAGTAAACTGCAACAGTTTTCTGGTATATATCCTTatcatatatttctattatttttctttttattctataacatttataaagcaGGCAATATATTAGCACACGATTATTTAGATGATGAGCAAATTTGAGAGATaacttattgatttttataatataccaaatataaaagtttataccataatttttaacattaaaggTTACAAAAGACTAATGACTTAGTGTCTTGCTATTTCGATATAATATACACTCCTTATTGGTACTAGCCTTACAgtacatttcatataattttgtaaaacgcAAATACAAGCTTATAGAGATATTTCGttatttcgattgattgatTCATAAGTTTGGGTATAATGTTtaacaatgtaaaaataaatatataaaatataaaataaaacatcctGTACCAGTATTAATAATccgtatattttattcttaatgatCTTTTTGATATTGTCTGAAACTAGACtaatctattgaaataaaactagttttaacggatttgaatcgcgtataataattatttttatcatcccgacaattcgagcactttacagcgttcgtggtcacgggtagactgaggtgacatttgtctatttgaaatacaaaagtaatattatttacaactaccgatTCAAacccgttaaaactagttttatttcaatgtgtaataatcgcgaaaatttaagacaacattatgtgaaccagtataGACTAATCTAGTTAGCAACCGGCAAAAACTACAGCAGATATTTAGGTCCCAGTTACCAATACAATCCTTCGAAAAGCCGATAATATTTTTGATCCACCACCTGATCTCACCCATCGTAATGGATTGCTATGAGAGTCAATATAATTTTCGCTGTTGACCAGACTGCCTTGATAACGTCAACTATGACGAAAATCGTTAGGGTGacgtcatattatataaaatatattaattatatgagtCATATTTAAACTATTGTCAAAGTCGGATCAGACAATTCTGGTTGACATGGGTCACGTCCCATCATCAAATAAAGACActtttagttaatattaatatgaatacagTGGAaactataatatgataaatattaatattgtagagttttttttttttaattatataaattatatcgcaACTATATAAggtaaaaataagaattttatctAGAGATCTGGAAAGACAATTTTCACTATGACTACGAAAGCATAAATAGGTTCgtctttcttaaaaaatatgcaacttattaacatattacataGCCTATATCCATCTCGAACTATGAActaacataatatgtaaatcatATATCAATGGGATTAGAAATTCATACGTGAAAAtggaaaaagaaacaaaattttcctctttataatattagtattaatgctacacttaaatatgtttaatgattaataaatagaCATTTTGAGAGGTGGAAAGCTCAAGCTTTCAAACacatgaataataaaacaaataaaaactcgatgtatgtatttatttttaatgtatttactttaacaattttaaatcgataaataaaaaaaactataatatataaaaaagtaaaagtaaagtaacagcctgtacatttcctactgctaggataaaggcctcctcttccattaaggagagggtatggaacatattccaccattctgttccaatgcgggttggtggaatgcacatggggcagaatttcgatgaaattagacacatgcaggtttgctcacgatgtttttcttcaccgctgagcacgagatgaattataaacacaatcattgcatagtataaaacaaagtcacttggcgctgtctgtccctatgtatgcataCATCGTTCAATTTTCTTTCAAAACTGAtcttgatgcagtttttttaagaGAGAGAGATAGAAAGAGAatcaagagaaaggtttttgtaaataatacatggaaaatatagttcagtcaagaaaataaaactgtaatatacgtaatatcaaaaaaaacaataaaacatatttaataaatatacttatagtccgatattatttttatttctaagcagtatgatatatttatcatacaaGTGTTATTGaactgttatataaataaatatttcgagtCGTTAAACGTTCGTTAGTCCAATATATAACGAGAAATACTGAGTCATTTGTATGCTGTGCCTATGAAGTATGTTCCAATGTGTATAATGCTTTATCCGTGGATTACGTACactttgcgtttataattaacACCTATTTAAGAGTCTTAGtaagcattttatttttgtacatggGTTCACGATGTGACGTCACACATTTGCAAACGTTGgatttgtaaatagtttttagatatttatagaattttttgTATTGCATTTGGTGAGATGCCTCAGtgcaaataaacatataacttGCTTATTAATTtggcgggttcaaagccaggaaAATTATGAGTGTTCTTTAGTTACTTTCTGGTTGTGGTGGGACAATCCAGTGCTGGATTTTGGAACAGGAACCGGTACATAGGGACACCATTATAGAGATTCCAGCGAGTTAAcaatttcaatgtaatatatgtttagatagtctattagaataatattagtaatatctaGTGACTGATAGTAATGAATACGTTCAAAAATAATTAGGGTGTCCAACTCTCGTTTGGTCCAAGACCTCAACTCCTTTGTGGCCTTCAGATCTTTAAATCCGTCTCTAAGgaaaccaccaacccgcaaaTGGGCAGTGTGGCGAAATAAGCTTTTAATTCCTTAAGAGGAATCGAGGCCTTGGTAGAAGCTTTTGTTATCTctgattatttgaatttaattaaccCTAGATTACTTATTTGAGCGATCGGCTCCCAAACATAAGATAATGGGATTTGTTTATTGTTAGCATTTTCCTCagttcttatgtaaatattgttatgaTACTTTTTCTCAATAGAAGTCTTCCATCAAATGCTtgattcatattattaaatactagcagccgcccgcggcttcgcttgcctatttgtatataaaagataGAGATACGGTGTCGaggacttttttgtagaaataattaagacGAACCAGGTAgccatacattgtttttaattttaagcaactgTTTAGACAGCGCACGCAAATAATTCTCTCTTATGAGATATATTTTTCCGACTTCCTAGATTAAATTTGTGATAGCTcggttaatataaatgttatagaaaCAATTTACAGCCTATggcactcaggaataatgtagctttctgccagttaaaaaaaaattagaattggATTATGAGTTCCAGAGATTCCCTACATacaaacttacaaattttacctttttataatattagtatagataaataaataaaagaaattcaaGACATATTAACTCGTGTTTACGtatttagaaaaatttaaagtcTACGTCAATTTTGCTGCTAACATTTCGAGACAACTCTATACTTAGTGTTCACTGCAATGTGAACCCAATTGCTTTTAGATTAATGTTCTATTTCGTATGTGACTAAATATTTTGCTCGCAAAGCGTTTGTTTCGAATTCTCACTAACACTATGTTCTTTTCTACGAGTAAAGAAAATTCCGCCCTCCTATTAAGTTCGTATGAGCCCGGAGACCAGCGACGGCGAATACGGTTTATATACGAACGCGActgttaaattgtaaatacttCTTAGGAAAGGATATAAATAGAACATTGGACTACTAAACTAAAACCTACGCCATCATTCTTAATaccataaatattgtattagatTCTATTAAACGTGTAACTCTTCACTgcgtggtaaggctttgtgcaagcccttctgggtaccTGAGTGTGTCGTCATTAGATAATCTGCCACCAAACAGCAGTCCTCGGtatggtggcgcattggtcatgtaaggaatggttatttcttacaacgccattgtctatgagcgatggtgaccaattatcatcaggtggcccaattgCTCACCCAAATATAGGTatcgatatttataataaaaatcacctAACAGTGGAGAAATGtaagagataaaaatattttatgacaatgTAACGAAAACGAACAGATTGATAGAAAACACGGAATTGGTAATAAAGCATtggcttctttttttttagactAGCAATACAAGTGCTAGACAACCAAACAATATTTCTAACATACTTGCACTCTTTTTTCAAAAACCTTTAAATGTCAATTTTGAGAAGCTTACACAAGGAAACTTGGGCAATGGAAACTCTTTTAGGAAACCAGCTCATACTTCACGAACAGATGACGTAATAATTAACATAGAACATGTGCGATGACTAATGAATATTAAACTTTCtcaaaatgtttataaacattatttcataTACTATATTTAGAATTGAGCAATtagtgtttatattaaattaattaaatccaatTTAGAGTTATAGTGAACatttcataaaacatataaaaccaCGTCATTTGCAAACAcgaattacgattcaacgggaaatTGCTGCAagaattcttgccaccattccaagcGATCATGATTTGTAGagcactatttttaattttgatttcaagGCTCCAGTCTAAATAGTTTTTgtgcaaaaaaaaagttttttttatggtataggttggcggacgagcgtataggCCACtttatggtaagtgatcaccatcacccatagacaatgacgctgtaagaaatattaactattccatacatcgtcaatgtggcaccaaccttcggaactaagatgttatgtcccttgtgcctgtattcacactggctcactcacccttaaaaccggaacacaataatactgagtactgttatttggcagtagaataactggtgactgggtggtatctacccagacggacttgcacgaagccctactaccaagaaaATCAATTAACCAAgtatctaaataatttaaaaataaaatcaaaaacgcAACCCTACGCTAATGTAAACAAATGAattgtcttttttattaaaagtacaagacttattatcaacaacaacagcctgtaaattcccacagctgggctaaaggcctcctctcccttggagaagttttggaacatattccaccacgctgttccaatgcgggttggtggaatacatatgtggcagattttctatgaaattagtcacatgcaggtttcctcaagatgttttccttcactgccgtgtacgagattaattataaagacaaattaagcacatgaatcagcggtgcttgcctgggtttgaacccgcaatcatcggttaagatgcacgcgttctaaccactgggccatctcgactctgacttattatcattcaatattaataaaaatatttacatatactaaataaaatatcgcACTCcaaaagaactaaaacaaacgGGTCCACTTTGTTAACTTGGCGTGTGTGACAGCTAAGCTTGACACTCGGAAAACGTcatattactttactattatgCGTGTAGTATATccagacatataaataatcaaaagaaaaacatcttaAGCTTTTCAAAGATATATTATTGATCGAGTACAATCTGTGAACACACGTTCAcagattttcatgggtacgcctctcccagatcctgggttcgattctcggaCGACtggatgtagaaaaagttcattaattttctatgttgtcttgggtctgggtctttgtggtactgtcgttacttctgattttccataacttgtgctttagctacttaaattgggatcagagtaatgtattacACACCGgaattaaaatgtcatttaaaaaaacgaaaaataagaCTATCTGACTTTAGAACAACAAAACATTCTACAATTGCATtacttcttttaaatttatcataaataataacaaaaaccaaCTAAACGACAAAGGTTGTATGTCTCTGAATTGTGTGTTCGAAGCACCCACGCTTCGCGCCAAAAAGTAAACGCgcgctaatttttttttttaattatgtattacgCAACAAGGTATCGATGCATTAGGCggtaaaattacaatatattatttggcAGCTTTGTGCGTCCCGCGGGTCGTATAttgtttatgatatataatataaggttCTTATCGACGTATGTAGATATCATCCTACATAATTTATAGAAATCATGAGCGTGCAGAAACGCAGAGCATAATAATGATACCTTATTCTGTTAGACAATCAATCAAatgttattcttaaatattagaTGAAATTTTGTCATTTTCACATTttcagtaaaagttgattttttatttctagtacatatttgccgaaaaatatcatataaaaaattccatatttaaataacactgGCGCTGCAACggagtcggtgacgtcactttcctgtactTTAATATGTGGTACTTATAGTAGAAaaacaaagtttacaagaaagtgacttcatcgtaagcccggccaatcaagagcgttttctgtcacgtgacaaacgattgaaaaaacgcattttttatttacggagttttgaataaattaagtattattttcaactttcgttagtaaataaccatttttaaactcataatatacactgattacaataattcacaatttatttttcgcattgtcaaatagcctaataATGCATAAGACTGTAAggtcaacaacaataacaacaatatcTAGTATTCCTAGGATTGTGCGAGGATCCAAACGATAGATCGTTATCCATattcatacatttaaatattataatactatcgaccctccccggcttcgca from Vanessa cardui chromosome 1, ilVanCard2.1, whole genome shotgun sequence encodes the following:
- the LOC124529922 gene encoding facilitated trehalose transporter Tret1-like, with the translated sequence MTISLKWREYVAALSATLITAAAGTTVGWTSPTLPILLAKDSPIQTSADQSSWIASLMILFSAASPIPASYLADRIGTKRTLLLAAIPYIIGWILVMLAANVPTIYAARLISGLGYGIAYTAAPMYLGEIASNEVRGAMATLITVMSKFGILSQYCIGPYVSMLGLASFNIAIPILFVVTFSTMPESPYYYIKTGDTNRAERSLKQLRGRYYMNEELDSMSHLVNENMKDKSRWKDLFIVSGNRKGLILLFGIYFTQQFCGSTAIISYAQQIFGAAEGGLGAKESCILFGTVQLLTSAISSQLVDRLGRKPLLLVSSCGVGLANVIIGAYFFMKFENSELVSALKFIPIVVIPIFIFSYTIGLATVPFAITSEIFPTNIKSKATCVIQIFVALMTFAVTKLYQVIADNLGNYVAFWCFGILSMGGVIFILVLLPETKGQSFAAIQDKLNSKEKVRYEKRDDHAGSVRIL